A stretch of the Clostridium novyi genome encodes the following:
- a CDS encoding CBM35 domain-containing protein, which yields MNINLNKGINSVKFYNSPNAPGPHIGEVTFTQQFFNETIDAEDTTLMGTAEVVSGGLVSGIAYGLGKLNFNINAPGTGDYNLSIKYSATNAEKTARIFLNEVYWGEYTFDTTDGSNPAKYKQIGVYLNVGNNTIEIS from the coding sequence GTGAATATTAATCTAAATAAAGGTATCAATAGTGTTAAATTTTATAATTCACCTAATGCTCCAGGTCCTCATATAGGCGAAGTAACATTTACTCAACAATTTTTTAATGAAACTATTGATGCTGAAGATACTACTTTAATGGGTACCGCTGAAGTAGTTAGTGGTGGATTAGTAAGTGGTATTGCATATGGATTAGGAAAATTAAATTTTAATATAAATGCTCCTGGAACTGGAGATTATAATCTTTCAATAAAGTACTCAGCTACTAATGCTGAAAAAACAGCTAGAATATTTTTAAATGAAGTTTATTGGGGAGAATATACTTTTGACACTACGGATGGTTCAAATCCAGCTAAGTATAAACAAATAGGAGTTTATTTAAATGTTGGTAATAATACTATTGAGATAAGTTAG
- a CDS encoding aerolysin family beta-barrel pore-forming toxin: MLKKSIIKKTLFSSFIAIQCLTVVPHVQAFAYSSNYSSNYKMSNIKPEIILFGYQDDDDLKAKIIQDSTFIRNWATVAHSMGFAWCGGTASKSVGDGFEFRMAYENSKPVYYLTSRYNENDPYAKGWRANERLTMKITNVRFIIDDSSIHLGTPKVTNLEPLTSKSMEVINPNNTEGKGSLNFNYISSQSKSKTDNFKFSEKIGVKTTFSVDIALINNKIETSFDFSSEQGWSTSTNNTETKQDSVSYTTTISPNSKKTVYLDVLRKKCDVPYDATIYMEYDIEFTGFLKYSGNARKDHPKDRPTVSFKFGGKNNMSAVEHLADLYKHKDINGYSNWDWKWIDTNYGKCFSNAYYNLNNLYYGGVISGVFNNVDGSKAIVKEGTEVPLNKEKSERSADSNVKVENVKTQEVPGFKVKDITISTSDGTTTINSKN, translated from the coding sequence ATGCTAAAAAAATCTATTATCAAAAAAACACTTTTTTCATCATTCATTGCTATTCAGTGCTTAACAGTAGTACCACATGTCCAAGCTTTTGCTTATTCAAGTAATTATTCTTCAAATTATAAAATGTCGAATATAAAACCTGAGATTATTTTATTTGGTTATCAGGACGATGATGATTTAAAAGCTAAAATCATTCAAGATTCTACTTTTATACGTAATTGGGCTACAGTTGCGCATTCTATGGGATTTGCTTGGTGCGGAGGTACAGCTTCAAAAAGTGTTGGTGATGGTTTTGAATTTAGAATGGCTTATGAAAATTCAAAACCTGTTTACTATTTAACTAGTAGATATAATGAAAATGATCCTTATGCAAAGGGATGGCGTGCAAATGAAAGACTTACTATGAAAATAACAAATGTAAGATTTATTATAGATGATAGTTCTATACACTTAGGAACTCCTAAAGTGACAAATTTAGAACCATTAACATCTAAAAGTATGGAAGTAATAAATCCAAATAATACTGAAGGTAAAGGATCATTAAATTTTAATTACATATCTAGTCAAAGTAAATCTAAAACAGACAACTTCAAATTTTCAGAAAAAATTGGGGTAAAAACAACATTTTCTGTAGATATTGCATTAATAAATAATAAAATTGAGACAAGCTTTGATTTTAGTTCAGAGCAAGGATGGTCAACATCAACTAATAATACTGAAACTAAACAAGATAGTGTTTCATATACTACAACAATATCTCCAAATAGTAAAAAAACTGTTTATTTAGATGTATTAAGAAAAAAATGTGATGTTCCATATGATGCTACAATATATATGGAATATGATATAGAATTTACTGGATTTTTAAAATACTCAGGAAATGCACGTAAAGATCATCCTAAAGATAGGCCAACCGTTTCATTTAAATTTGGTGGAAAAAATAATATGAGTGCAGTAGAACATCTTGCAGATTTATACAAGCATAAAGATATTAATGGATATTCAAACTGGGATTGGAAGTGGATAGATACTAACTACGGAAAATGCTTTAGTAATGCATATTATAATCTTAACAATTTATATTATGGAGGAGTAATATCCGGTGTCTTTAATAATGTAGATGGATCTAAAGCAATAGTTAAAGAAGGAACAGAAGTTCCATTAAATAAAGAAAAATCTGAACGTTCAGCAGATTCAAATGTTAAAGTAGAAAATGTTAAAACACAAGAAGTTCCTGGATTTAAGGTAAAAGATATAACCATTTCTACTAGTGATGGAACTACAACAATTAATTCAAAGAATTAA
- a CDS encoding CBM35 domain-containing protein encodes MDIQGSKFILGQSISKTIENTQDEITMDLSLQPSTNEIIYGPKYDSFTVTSLGYVPEISISATTATLYGDLSITSNRKFVQGFGLVTSKAILNINVLTAGIYNLTIQYLSQYSDATLIVDINGDENTYNFSQTVDLQESNALTITVEVDLVVGENTISLYNNISSSPQIGNLAFTYTEIPSSITLQPSSWNIVSPASLLSNGYVGGIGNNGGYIVIPVTVTNAGVYNLVIRYLSGDSNTIVKIDVNGTDTGTSYTFPKTTD; translated from the coding sequence ATGGATATACAGGGAAGTAAATTTATTCTTGGGCAATCTATAAGTAAAACTATTGAAAATACACAAGATGAAATTACAATGGATTTAAGTTTACAACCAAGCACCAATGAAATAATTTATGGACCTAAATATGATTCTTTTACAGTAACATCTCTAGGATATGTACCTGAAATTAGCATAAGTGCAACTACAGCAACATTATATGGAGATCTTAGTATAACATCTAATAGAAAATTTGTTCAAGGTTTTGGCTTGGTAACATCTAAAGCAATTCTTAATATAAATGTTTTAACAGCAGGTATATATAATCTAACAATTCAGTATCTTTCACAATATAGTGATGCCACGTTAATAGTTGATATTAATGGAGATGAAAATACCTATAATTTTTCTCAAACAGTTGATTTGCAAGAGTCAAATGCTCTTACTATTACTGTTGAAGTTGATTTAGTTGTAGGAGAAAACACTATTTCACTATATAACAATATTAGTTCTAGTCCACAGATAGGAAATTTAGCTTTCACTTATACAGAAATACCATCTTCAATAACACTCCAGCCAAGTTCATGGAATATAGTAAGTCCCGCTAGCTTACTTTCAAATGGATATGTTGGAGGAATAGGCAATAATGGAGGGTATATAGTTATTCCTGTGACTGTTACTAATGCTGGAGTATATAACCTAGTTATAAGGTATTTATCAGGAGATAGTAATACAATAGTTAAGATAGATGTTAACGGAACAGATACTGGTACGAGTTATACTTTTCCTAAAACTACTGATTAG
- a CDS encoding carboxypeptidase-like regulatory domain-containing protein, translating into MVQINKDKYDLAQSTSGVIVSPGEEIRMDLTLQPNTNNIIGANISGTVTNESSDPIEGAYIKLMTENYEPIVHTITNTSGQYFLDNIAQGNYYLFAIAQGMNLNQGNLLVLKNYLHYTVNFMLTSSTSSRLAIVAGRITDSITNNPINRVIVSLFSKTTGSSDTLISLVYTNEYGQYVFSDVPIGNYAITMTSLEYLSLTIPVSITENGEIYPIKSVLQIRNTLSLNTIVVRGYDYRKIIIIGFNVTNTTLTLQRNYPGTYFHGARNAFFRIQVISVTGVQKLSVEVIGKDTSGSSKLNPINGFKFEYGDKIKLWCSDPQGTKEGALIITGKVINGNEDYSNGISTSNMNNTEFQITPSGLKAIYLN; encoded by the coding sequence ATGGTTCAAATAAATAAAGATAAATATGATTTAGCTCAGTCTACCAGTGGGGTTATTGTATCACCTGGGGAAGAGATAAGAATGGACTTAACCCTTCAACCAAATACAAATAATATTATAGGTGCAAATATTAGTGGAACTGTAACTAATGAGTCTAGTGATCCTATAGAGGGAGCATATATAAAACTAATGACTGAAAACTATGAACCAATAGTTCATACAATAACTAATACTAGTGGACAATATTTTTTAGATAATATCGCACAAGGAAACTATTATTTATTTGCCATAGCACAAGGCATGAATTTAAATCAAGGAAATTTATTAGTTTTAAAGAATTATTTACACTATACAGTTAATTTTATGTTAACTTCAAGTACATCATCAAGGCTTGCTATAGTCGCTGGGCGCATTACTGACTCAATAACTAATAATCCTATTAATAGAGTTATTGTGTCATTGTTTTCGAAAACTACAGGATCTTCAGATACTTTGATATCATTAGTTTATACTAATGAGTATGGACAATATGTATTTTCGGATGTTCCAATAGGAAATTATGCTATAACTATGACATCTTTAGAATATTTATCTTTAACCATTCCAGTTTCTATTACTGAAAATGGTGAAATATATCCAATTAAAAGTGTTTTACAAATAAGAAATACTTTATCATTAAATACTATTGTGGTTAGAGGATATGATTATAGAAAAATAATAATAATTGGTTTTAATGTCACTAATACAACTCTAACTTTACAAAGAAACTACCCAGGTACTTATTTCCATGGAGCAAGAAATGCATTTTTTAGGATACAAGTAATTAGTGTTACTGGGGTTCAAAAATTATCAGTTGAAGTTATTGGTAAAGATACAAGTGGTAGCAGTAAACTAAATCCTATAAATGGATTTAAATTTGAATATGGTGATAAAATTAAACTTTGGTGTTCTGATCCTCAAGGTACTAAAGAGGGTGCTTTAATAATAACAGGGAAAGTAATAAATGGAAATGAAGATTATTCAAATGGAATATCTACTAGTAATATGAATAATACAGAATTTCAAATTACTCCTTCTGGATTAAAGGCTATATATTTAAACTGA
- a CDS encoding phosphatidylinositol-specific phospholipase C — translation MMNNIKLGYSHDDDICQDQSQWMANLNDNKLLSSISIPGTHDTMSIGWGGDISQNQSKTLRNQLISGIRFLDIRLAAYPNYSDLLYCYHGFIYLHSTFREVLDIVTSFLKEHPSETILIRIKQEYTNETNKVFASLLKKILEDSKYLDYVFKGKGIYNPKLKELRGKFIILQNFAGIIEYLLYTQNFNIQDDYYISTNWGLYDKWLKIKLQLFTANNFYLMGTNTKFINYLSGSGGVFPYFVASGHVNPGTYAPRLSTGLTEPAFHDYYPDFPRVNWCGVFATIAFEGTNNLAITYINKIKPLYVGIVVSDFPGQGLINTVISVNFNKKTYK, via the coding sequence ATGATGAATAATATTAAATTGGGATATTCACATGATGATGATATATGTCAAGATCAGTCTCAGTGGATGGCTAATTTAAATGATAATAAACTACTTTCTAGTATATCAATTCCTGGAACACATGATACTATGTCAATTGGATGGGGTGGCGATATATCTCAAAATCAATCAAAAACTTTACGAAATCAACTAATTTCAGGTATTAGATTTTTAGATATTAGACTTGCTGCATATCCCAATTATTCAGATTTATTATATTGTTATCATGGATTTATTTATTTACACTCTACATTTAGAGAAGTTTTGGACATAGTAACTAGTTTTTTAAAAGAGCATCCAAGTGAAACGATATTAATAAGAATTAAACAAGAGTATACAAATGAAACTAACAAAGTTTTTGCATCTTTATTAAAAAAAATATTAGAAGATTCTAAATATTTAGACTATGTATTTAAAGGTAAAGGAATATATAATCCTAAACTAAAAGAATTAAGAGGAAAGTTTATAATTCTTCAAAATTTCGCTGGAATAATTGAGTATTTGTTATATACTCAAAATTTTAATATACAAGATGATTATTATATATCAACCAATTGGGGCTTATATGATAAGTGGTTAAAAATAAAACTTCAATTATTTACAGCAAATAATTTCTATCTAATGGGAACTAATACAAAATTTATAAACTATCTAAGTGGCAGTGGTGGGGTTTTTCCATATTTTGTTGCAAGCGGGCATGTTAATCCTGGTACTTATGCTCCACGTTTATCAACTGGTTTAACTGAACCTGCATTTCATGACTATTATCCAGATTTTCCTCGTGTTAATTGGTGCGGCGTATTTGCAACAATTGCTTTTGAAGGAACTAATAATTTAGCAATTACATATATAAATAAAATTAAACCACTATACGTTGGAATAGTAGTTTCAGATTTTCCTGGACAAGGACTAATAAATACTGTTATTAGCGTAAACTTTAACAAAAAAACTTATAAATAG